A window of Nocardiopsis sp. Huas11 genomic DNA:
TCTCGGCGACGACGTCGTCGGGGCAGTTGTCGAGCTTCTCGGTCCGCAGGCGGCCGCCGATCCGGTCGGCCTCGTACACGACCGGCTTCAGACCCATCTTCATCAGCTCGTAGGCCGTGATGACGCCGGAGAGCCCGCCGCCGATCACGGCGACCTCGGTCCCGTGGCTCCCTGCGGGGACCTGCCCCAGTCCGGCGGGGTGCTGGAGGTAGTCGTCGTAGGCGAACGGGAAGTCCGGTCCGCACATGTTCAGCGGTGTGTCCTGCGCGGGCGTGGCACCGGCGGCCGTGGGCACGGCAGACGTCATCAGACCCCTCCTTCACGTGGGTGTCGGCGAGCGGTTGGCTCGATCGGCCGGCCTGGGGCCGGGCGGATTGGTGCGGGTGATGCGGGTGGTATGGCCGGCGCGGGCGGCCGGGAGGGCGCCGCGGCGCGGGGGCCGCTCAGCGGGTGAGCGGGGCGTAGAGCTCCGGGCGCCGGTCGGCCAGATAGGACTGGTCCCGGCGGGCCCGGGCGAGCGCGTCCGGATCGACGTCGCCGACCAGCAGCTCCTCGTCGGGTCCGGCCCGCAGGGTGTCGGTCCCGTCCGGGGCGACCAGGGCGCTCAGTCCCGCGTACCGCAGGTCGCCCTCGGTGTCGCACCGGTTCACGTAGGCCAGGTGGATCTGGTTCTCCAGGGCGCGCACCGGCACGACCCGGGTGGCCACGTCGGTGAACGGGTGCATGAGGGCCGTGGGCACGACGAGCAGCTCGGTTCCGGCCAGGGCGTGGGCCCGCACGGTCTCGGGGAACTCCACGTCGTAGCAGACCAGCAGGCCCAGGCGCAGGCCGCCGAGCTCCACCTGGACCACGGGCTCGGACCCGGCGGTGAACGCGCCCCGGTCCAGGTCGCCGAACAGGTGGGTCTTGCGGTAGGCGGCGCGGGGAGTCCCGTCGGCGCCCACGAGCCGAACGGTGTTGTAGACGGTGCCGTCGGCACGCTCGGGGAAGCCGTAGACGATGGCGACGCCGGCCTCGGCCGCGATGGCGGCGACCGCGGAGCCCAGGGGGCCGTCGGCGGGTTCGGCCAGGCGCGCGGTGTCCGCGCCGATGTTGTAACCGGTCATGGACATCTCCGGGCCGACGAGCAGGTCGGCTCCGGCGGCGGCCGCGGCCGCGGCCCGGTCGGCCAGACGGACCAGGGCGGCGGCGGTGTCGCTACCGGGTGCGGTGCCCTGGTCCAGGGCCACGCGCAGGGTGCGGTCGCTCACCGTGTCACCTCCGGTCGTCGGTCGTTGCTCGGCCGCATCCACTCTAGGGGCGAATGTCCGCTTTTTCAGTGCACCGGATCATCGGTTCATTGCGTCTTTGAGCTGAACCGGTCGTCTTTCTTGCGTGAGGACGCACAAGGACGCGGGATCTGTGTCCCAGAGCACGCGGGGCGAAGCGAGGGAGGGGCCGGACAGCGGTGCGCTCGCCCGGCCCCTCCCGGTGTTCACCGTGTGCGCGGCGCGGCCTTTAGGAGCCGACCTCGACGGTGTCCTCGCGCTCCAGGGCGGAGCGGCGCATGCCGTAGGAGAAGTAGATGACCAGGCCGACGGCGAGCCAGGCGAGGAAGGCCACCCACACGCTCAGCGACATGCTGAACATCAGGTAGGCGCAGGAGAGCACGCCCAGGACCGGGGTGACCGGCGAGCCCGGCATGCGGAAGGCCCGCTTGAGCTCGGGCCGCGAACGGCGCAGCACCAGCACGGCCACGTTCACCAGGGCGAACGCGAAGAGGGTGCCGATCGCGGTGGCGTCGGCGAGCGGGCCCAGCGGCACGAGGGCCGCCAGCAGCGCGATGAGCACCGAGGTGATGATCGTGTTGGCGCGCGGGGTGCCCCGGGAGTCCAGCTGGGAGAACGCCTTGGGGATGAGGCCGTCGCGCGACATCGCGAAGAGGATGCGCGTCTGGCTGTAGAGGACCACCAGGACGACGCTGGCCAGGGCGAGCACGGCGCCGGCCGCGAAGATGACCGCCCAGACCGGGGTACCGGTGACCGCGGTGAGGATCCCGGCGAGCGAGGTCTCTCCGTCGGCGAAGTCGGCCCAGTTGAGCGCGCCGACGGCGGTGAAGGCCACCAGGCAGTACAGGGCGGTGACCAGGATCATCGAGAACATGATCGCGCGCGGAAGGTCCCGCTGGGGGTCCTTGGCCTCCTCGCTCGCCGTGGAGGCCGAGTCGAAGCCGATGTAGGAGAAGAACAGGGTGGCTCCGGCGGCGCTCACGCCCGCCATGCCCATCGGCATGAAGGGCGCGAAGTTGCCGTCCTGGACGGCGGTGACCGCGATGGCCACGAACATGACCAGGATGGCGACCTTGATGGCGACCATGACCGCGTTGACGCGGCTGCTCTCGCGCACCCCGACCAGCAGGGCGAACATCGACAGCAGGACCACAACGGCGGCGGGGACGTTGATCAGCCCGCCCTCGAAGGGGCCGGTGAGCATCGCGGCGGGCATCGTCAGGCCGGTGGTCAGGTACAGGAGCTCGTTGATGTACTGGCCCCAGCCCACGCC
This region includes:
- a CDS encoding carbon-nitrogen hydrolase family protein; amino-acid sequence: MSDRTLRVALDQGTAPGSDTAAALVRLADRAAAAAAAGADLLVGPEMSMTGYNIGADTARLAEPADGPLGSAVAAIAAEAGVAIVYGFPERADGTVYNTVRLVGADGTPRAAYRKTHLFGDLDRGAFTAGSEPVVQVELGGLRLGLLVCYDVEFPETVRAHALAGTELLVVPTALMHPFTDVATRVVPVRALENQIHLAYVNRCDTEGDLRYAGLSALVAPDGTDTLRAGPDEELLVGDVDPDALARARRDQSYLADRRPELYAPLTR
- a CDS encoding amino acid permease, with amino-acid sequence MVDQKSPVGANAPTRPGGAPALRERLARRKPIEKLVAETRSAEGTGLRRHMGFWQLSMIGIGATLGTGIFVVLGEAVPIAGPAVILAFVLAGVTALFSALAYAEMAGMIPASGSAYSYSYATMGEFMAWVCGWCLMLTYGVSVAAVGVGWGQYINELLYLTTGLTMPAAMLTGPFEGGLINVPAAVVVLLSMFALLVGVRESSRVNAVMVAIKVAILVMFVAIAVTAVQDGNFAPFMPMGMAGVSAAGATLFFSYIGFDSASTASEEAKDPQRDLPRAIMFSMILVTALYCLVAFTAVGALNWADFADGETSLAGILTAVTGTPVWAVIFAAGAVLALASVVLVVLYSQTRILFAMSRDGLIPKAFSQLDSRGTPRANTIITSVLIALLAALVPLGPLADATAIGTLFAFALVNVAVLVLRRSRPELKRAFRMPGSPVTPVLGVLSCAYLMFSMSLSVWVAFLAWLAVGLVIYFSYGMRRSALEREDTVEVGS